A portion of the Musa acuminata AAA Group cultivar baxijiao chromosome BXJ1-1, Cavendish_Baxijiao_AAA, whole genome shotgun sequence genome contains these proteins:
- the LOC135678908 gene encoding protein trichome birefringence-like 26, with amino-acid sequence MGKEVEPEAEPCIGFRDGVCKFLVILLGSSLIMALSYQPFLYTATADTSSSENAEILAVIASTGQCDLSSGEWIPDARDPAYSNSTCSFISSYQDCLTNGRPDTGYLHWRWKPYGCELPRFDANKFLNRLRNKSLGFVGDSVFRNQMESLLCLLSEVEEAVLVYHDETFQTKTWHLPSHNVTLGLIWAPFLIKSTQAISKNHIQLYLDVLDDTWTSQYHKYDYVMISGGQWFLRETIFWENNTVVGCHLCTGMNLTELGMGYSYRRALRSVFDFVSSSEHKALVVLRTWTPTHFEHGMWYNGGICNRTKPYKESEYAADPVDVVMREVEEEGFQEGVRSGLRVRLLDTYRLSALRPDGHPGPYRRFHPDISKKPQNDCLHWCLPGAIDIWNDMFMEILMGDEELRSAF; translated from the exons ATGGGGAAGGAAGTCGAGCCTGAAGCAGAGCCATGCATTGGCTTCCGTGATGGTGTGTGCAAGTTCCTGGTTATTCTCTTGGGGTCTTCGCTCATCATGGCTTTGTCCTACCAACCGTTCTTGTACACAGCCACAGCTGACACCTCCTCCTCCGAGAATGCTGAGATTCTAGCCGTGATCGCTTCGACAG GACAATGTGATCTTTCTTCCGGAGAGTGGATCCCTGACGCTCGAGATCCAGCTTACAGCAACTCAACCTGCAGCTTCATATCTTCTTATCAAGACTGCTTGACGAACGGCCGGCCTGACACTGGCTATCTTCACTGGAGGTGGAAGCCATATGGCTGTGAGTTGCCTCGATTCGACGCAAACAAGTTCTTGAATCGTCTGAGGAACAAATCCTTGGGATTTGTGGGTGATTCAGTCTTCCGCAACCAGATGGAGTCATTGCTTTGCCTTCTCTCCGAG GTGGAAGAAGCTGTGCTGGTCTACCATGACGAAACATTTCAGACCAAAACATGGCACCTTCCTTCTCACAACGTCACACTGGGGCTGATTTGGGCTCCTTTCCTGATCAAATCTACGCAAGCCATCTCCAAAAACCACATCCAGCTTTATCTCGACGTCCTCGACGATACCTGGACGAGCCAATACCACAAGTACGACTACGTGATGATTTCTGGTGGCCAGTGGTTCCTCAGAGAAACCATATTCTGGGAGAACAACACAGTCGTCGGTTGCCACTTGTGCACGGGGATGAATCTGACGGAACTCGGCATGGGCTATTCTTATCGGAGAGCACTCCGATCTGTGTTCGACTTCGTGAGCAGCTCAGAGCACAAGGCCCTGGTGGTTCTCAGGACCTGGACTCCCACCCACTTCGAGCATGGGATGTGGTACAATGGGGGGATCTGCAACAGAACGAAGCCTTACAAGGAGAGTGAGTACGCTGCTGACCCAGTGGATGTTGTGATGAGAGAAGTGGAGGAGGAGGGGTTCCAGGAAGGGGTGAGGAGTGGGCTGAGGGTGAGACTGCTTGACACTTACCGTCTCTCTGCTCTGAGGCCAGATGGGCATCCAGGACCCTACAGGAGATTCCACCCGGACATCAGCAAGAAGCCACAGAACGACTGCCTTCACTGGTGCTTGCCTGGGGCAATTGATATCTGGAATGACATGTTTATGGAGATTCTGATGGGCGATGAAGAACTGAGGTCTGCTTTCTGA